One Carassius carassius chromosome 28, fCarCar2.1, whole genome shotgun sequence genomic window carries:
- the LOC132107964 gene encoding exonuclease V-like isoform X2, translating into MDASGSQLFDDWEDISDSEFLNIPSEQQSIEPQCQLNSESDGKHFDSPRASTSSVHNKNEEALGQETVSTENVRGSKRKSLHENSFSPMQRFFKRHLSVTLLCDQSWCEMKTVYSLLKPFVKRKEMQRAEVQIGRQIHLSREREIKDVVSVEIRSREDAEAVKLLNMLHMTALLEAGERVREFPVFGVLEGVFVKGVIDEVMYNQKGELVLNELKTRKQNCLPSSAQDKVNCFQVKYSEQESRPMLKALGSR; encoded by the exons ATGGATGCGTCTGGATCACAATTGTTCGACGACTGGGAAGATATAAGCGACTCGGAATTTCTCAACATCCCTTCCGAGCAACAAAGCATAG AGCCCCAGTGTCAACTCAATAGTGAATCTGATGGTAAACACTTTGATAGTCCCCGTGCGTCCACCTCTTCAGTGCACAA CAAGAATGAGGAGGCTTTGGGACAAGAAACTGTCAGTACAGAAAATGTGAGGGGTTCTAAGAGAAAAAGCCTTCATGAAAACAGCTTCAGCCCAATGCAACGCTTCTTTAAGCGGCATCTGAGTGTGACCCTTCTATGCGACCAGTCTTGGTGTGAGATGAAGACTGTTTACAGTCTTTTAAAGCCATTTGTCAAGAGAAAGGAAATGCAACGTGCTGAGGTGCAGATCGGAAGGCAAATTCATTTATCAAGAG AACGGGAGATTAAGGACGTTGTCTCTGTAGAGATCCGCTCTAGAGAAGATGCAGAAGCCGTCAAACTTCTCAACATGTTGCACATGACTGCACTGTTGGAAGCAG GAGAACGCGTGCGAGAGTTTCCTGTCTTTGGTGTGCTGGAAGGTGTTTTTGTCAAGGGGGTCATTGATGAAGTCATGTATAACCAGAAGGGGGAGCTGGTCCTAAATGAGCTCAAGACGCGCAAACAGAACTGCTTGCCTAGCTCTGCACAAGATAAAGTCAACTGCTTCCAG GTCAAGTACTCGGAGCAGGAGTCCAGGCCCATGCTAAAAGCATTGGGGTCCAGGTGA
- the LOC132107964 gene encoding exonuclease V-like isoform X1: MDASGSQLFDDWEDISDSEFLNIPSEQQSIEPQCQLNSESDGKHFDSPRASTSSVHNKNEEALGQETVSTENVRGSKRKSLHENSFSPMQRFFKRHLSVTLLCDQSWCEMKTVYSLLKPFVKRKEMQRAEVQIGRQIHLSREREIKDVVSVEIRSREDAEAVKLLNMLHMTALLEAGERVREFPVFGVLEGVFVKGVIDEVMYNQKGELVLNELKTRKQNCLPSSAQDKVNCFQVSLYKLLFDGLVRGEVKKDHVLNHLKLRSGQVLGAGVQAHAKSIGVQVTTFEELVDALLITVSSSDLPCIDLLQIEYYHQGSSGPIGTRVAPFDETQLRTELQSHLAYWRGQREPKGVDIEEAWKCKSCLHEQTCNWTKNRLQVSDQQADHASS; the protein is encoded by the exons ATGGATGCGTCTGGATCACAATTGTTCGACGACTGGGAAGATATAAGCGACTCGGAATTTCTCAACATCCCTTCCGAGCAACAAAGCATAG AGCCCCAGTGTCAACTCAATAGTGAATCTGATGGTAAACACTTTGATAGTCCCCGTGCGTCCACCTCTTCAGTGCACAA CAAGAATGAGGAGGCTTTGGGACAAGAAACTGTCAGTACAGAAAATGTGAGGGGTTCTAAGAGAAAAAGCCTTCATGAAAACAGCTTCAGCCCAATGCAACGCTTCTTTAAGCGGCATCTGAGTGTGACCCTTCTATGCGACCAGTCTTGGTGTGAGATGAAGACTGTTTACAGTCTTTTAAAGCCATTTGTCAAGAGAAAGGAAATGCAACGTGCTGAGGTGCAGATCGGAAGGCAAATTCATTTATCAAGAG AACGGGAGATTAAGGACGTTGTCTCTGTAGAGATCCGCTCTAGAGAAGATGCAGAAGCCGTCAAACTTCTCAACATGTTGCACATGACTGCACTGTTGGAAGCAG GAGAACGCGTGCGAGAGTTTCCTGTCTTTGGTGTGCTGGAAGGTGTTTTTGTCAAGGGGGTCATTGATGAAGTCATGTATAACCAGAAGGGGGAGCTGGTCCTAAATGAGCTCAAGACGCGCAAACAGAACTGCTTGCCTAGCTCTGCACAAGATAAAGTCAACTGCTTCCAG GTTAGCCTATATAAATTACTATTTGATGGACTGGTGAGAGGAGAAGTGAAGAAAGACCATGTTTTAAATCACCTTAAACTGCGCTCAGGTCAAGTACTCGGAGCAGGAGTCCAGGCCCATGCTAAAAGCATTGGGGTCCAGGTGACTACCTTTGAGGAACTGGTTGATGCTCTGCTAATAACTGTATCTAGTTCTGATCTTCCATGCATCGACCTGCTTCAGATTGAATACTATCACCAAGGCTCTAGTGGACCCATTGGGACCAGGGTTGCTCCTTTCGATGAAACCCAACTACGGACAGAGCTTCAGAGTCATCTGGCCTACTGGAGAGGTCAGAGGGAACCCAAAGGGGTGGACATAGAAGAGGCCTGGAAATGTAAATCATGCCTCCATGAACAAACTTGTAATTGGACAAAGAATAGATTGCAAGTATCTGACCAACAAGCAGATCATGCTAGCTCATGA
- the LOC132107966 gene encoding refilin-B-like: MVGRLNLRNVCDDDPLEMNLKADRPLDSPDSGLPPSPSPSVWLLQGTAAGTPITEDENRGTAVVPNNRQLHALSYGEGIELDPLPLKEIRYTSSVRYDSDRHFIQDVTLQPKGLSLEMCSQTVLALPQSTWRHYKTQLEFQPRQRVQRYQSTTIVYPKHTRTFYTTQLNYDGHKLNKRFFSAVELQASDCQATL, translated from the exons ATGGTGGGAAGACTGAACTTGCGGAATGTGTGTGACGATGATCCGCTGGAGATGAATTTGAAAGCTGATCGGCCGCTGGACAGTCCTGACTCCGGTCTGCCTCCGAGCCCGAGCCCGAGCGTCTGGTTACTGCAGGGCACTGCGGCTGGAACCCCGATCACAGAAGACGAGAACAGAGGGACAGCTGTG GTTCCTAATAATCGCCAGTTGCATGCATTGTCCTATGGAGAAGGAATTGAACTTGATCCTCTGCCACTAAAAGAAATCAg ATACACGTCGTCAGTGCGTTATGATTCAGATCGGCACTTCATCCAGGACGTGACCCTGCAGCCCAAGGGTTTGAGTCTGGAGATGTGCAGCCAGACGGTGTTGGCCCTGCCTCAGAGCACCTGGAGACATTACAAGACCCAGCTGGAGTTCCAGCCCCGCCAGCGGGTGCAGCGCTACCAGAGCACCACTATAGTGTACCCCAAACACACCCGGACCTTCTACACCACCCAGCTCAATTATGACGGGCACAAGCTGAACAAGCGCTTCTTCTCTGCTGTAGAGCTGCAGGCTTCTGATTGCCAGGCTACTCTTTGA